In Elusimicrobiota bacterium, a single window of DNA contains:
- a CDS encoding MFS transporter: protein MVSALGALYRPAPFAPPLPRAEVPSTYRRYRWQMMASAFWGYAGFYIVRKNFSLAKPYLIHDLHLSTGDVGLIATGLSLAYGASKFVMGSLSDRSNPRYFMATGLILSGLINLFFGRLSSLAAMVFWWSCNGWFQGMGWTPCARTLTHWFSDRERGTKFALWNTAHNVGGGIAGPIVSLAMAVFASWTCAFYVPGALAILMGLLIIVFLRDTPQSLGLPSIEEFKDDYPDTGVADRERELSSREILFGFVLNNRLLWVLACANAFVYVVRYGVLDWAPTYLSAVKGSSHDLSRWQFFLFEYAGIPGTLLAGWLSDRFFRGRRGPVSMLFMGLVAAAVVVYWKNPAGRAWVDALTLACVGFFMKAAGTAAGFTGFFGYVFGATIAELGIGRAVQRWGWDAGFCIILAACALGALLLGLTWRAHDRGEPEPA from the coding sequence ATGGTCTCCGCTCTCGGCGCGCTCTACCGCCCCGCCCCGTTCGCCCCGCCCCTGCCGCGGGCCGAGGTGCCGAGCACCTACCGGCGCTACCGCTGGCAGATGATGGCCTCCGCCTTCTGGGGCTACGCTGGCTTCTACATCGTGCGCAAGAACTTCTCCTTGGCCAAGCCCTACCTCATCCACGACCTGCACCTCAGCACCGGCGACGTGGGCCTCATCGCCACGGGGCTCTCCTTGGCCTACGGGGCGAGCAAGTTCGTGATGGGCAGCCTCTCGGACCGCTCCAACCCCCGCTACTTCATGGCCACCGGGCTCATCCTCTCCGGCCTCATCAACCTCTTCTTCGGCCGGCTCTCCTCTTTGGCGGCCATGGTCTTCTGGTGGTCCTGCAACGGCTGGTTCCAGGGCATGGGCTGGACCCCGTGCGCGCGCACGCTGACGCACTGGTTCTCGGACCGGGAGCGCGGGACCAAGTTCGCGCTCTGGAACACGGCGCACAACGTGGGCGGCGGCATCGCCGGGCCCATCGTCAGCCTGGCCATGGCCGTCTTCGCCTCCTGGACCTGCGCCTTCTACGTGCCGGGCGCGCTGGCCATCCTCATGGGTCTGCTCATCATCGTCTTCCTGCGCGACACGCCGCAGTCCCTGGGCCTGCCGTCCATCGAGGAGTTCAAGGACGACTATCCCGACACGGGTGTGGCCGACCGCGAGCGGGAGCTCTCCTCCAGGGAGATCCTCTTCGGCTTCGTGCTCAACAACCGCCTGCTCTGGGTGCTGGCCTGCGCCAACGCCTTCGTCTATGTGGTGCGCTACGGGGTGCTGGACTGGGCGCCGACGTATCTCAGCGCGGTCAAGGGCAGCTCCCACGACCTCAGCCGCTGGCAGTTCTTCCTCTTCGAGTACGCGGGCATCCCGGGGACCTTGCTCGCGGGCTGGCTCAGCGACCGGTTCTTCCGCGGCCGCCGGGGCCCGGTCTCCATGCTCTTCATGGGCCTGGTGGCCGCGGCCGTGGTGGTCTACTGGAAGAACCCGGCCGGCCGGGCCTGGGTGGACGCCCTGACCCTGGCCTGCGTGGGCTTCTTCATGAAGGCGGCGGGCACGGCCGCGGGGTTCACGGGCTTCTTCGGCTACGTGTTCGGCGCCACCATCGCGGAGCTGGGCATCGGCCGGGCGGTGCAGCGCTGGGGCTGGGACGCGGGCTTCTGCATCATCCTGGCCGCCTGCGCCCTGGGCGCCCTGCTCCTGGGCCTGACCTGGCGCGCGCACGACCGCGGCGAACCGGAGCCCGCTTAA
- a CDS encoding caspase family protein: protein MPGARNLAVRILSAACLAVPLAGRAQNDPGLDGRRDRPPRPQVWSQWNQPPGAIYDPDQVNLPAPAPPAQGAATIVVAPGPRLPAQAFAPGPRPGGLYVDYGPRRPPEFVEFGDEFTRIVTEFVADQARKNRGAFVVKDDRDGSYHYLKLARVFRDRITRLSPTEVFGCVEFEGMGGTSGKYDLDFYLTNEAWAWKVSKLLIHKVDGQARFHYTSDHVAVALAAPAAPGSSAAPKPAAPAGLSAAAVFRSAGVLRADAPAQLVVTVSNAGPGPAYAVRLVPSLRGDVPGLALPEAVELGDIPAGSTTTAAVALTGSWDLRTQKARLKLSIQEANGFDADPLNVEFQTRAVKPPSLQVAGVKLGRGSVQAGEAAPISVTVANAGGGAAQAVRAALELGSPDIFMSGEPAIDLGVIRPGESKTAQFEFFVKKRYQGTGSLPIAVALSEATGRYGLPAQSLQLSLGRGAPAAGVVGVPAEAELEDVDVPPAVRTKADREAYAVVVGVERYRDIPAVEFAARDAQSVYDYLTQAMGFDPKNVVHLADERATRTDLATYLGPWLKDRVTAKSRVFIYFSGHGSPDPVTGEGYIIPYDGSPNYVQTTALALKQLYDDLSRLPARDVTVVLDSCFSGAGGRSLLARGVRPLVNVKLAVPGANSVVLSAAQGGQISGSYPEAQHGIFTYFLLKGLHGGADADRNGAVTTAELFSYLRPEVERAARLQHVEQSPALAPELSALGDKAGREWLRLK from the coding sequence ATGCCTGGAGCGCGGAATCTGGCCGTCCGCATCCTGTCCGCGGCCTGCTTGGCCGTCCCGCTGGCGGGCCGCGCGCAGAACGACCCGGGACTCGACGGCCGTCGCGACCGCCCGCCCCGGCCCCAGGTCTGGTCGCAGTGGAACCAGCCGCCGGGTGCCATCTATGATCCCGACCAGGTCAACCTTCCCGCGCCCGCGCCCCCGGCTCAGGGCGCGGCGACCATCGTGGTCGCGCCAGGGCCGCGCCTGCCGGCGCAGGCCTTCGCCCCCGGGCCGCGGCCGGGCGGCCTCTACGTGGACTACGGCCCGCGGCGGCCCCCCGAATTCGTGGAATTCGGCGACGAGTTCACGCGCATCGTGACCGAGTTCGTCGCGGACCAAGCCCGGAAGAACCGGGGCGCTTTCGTGGTCAAGGACGACCGGGACGGAAGCTACCATTATCTCAAGCTCGCGCGCGTCTTCCGGGACCGCATCACGAGGCTCTCGCCCACCGAGGTCTTCGGCTGCGTCGAGTTCGAGGGGATGGGAGGCACCTCCGGCAAGTATGACCTGGACTTCTACTTGACCAACGAGGCCTGGGCCTGGAAGGTGTCCAAGCTCCTCATCCACAAGGTCGACGGTCAGGCCCGCTTCCATTATACGAGCGACCATGTGGCCGTGGCGCTGGCGGCTCCGGCCGCGCCGGGCTCGTCCGCCGCGCCCAAGCCCGCGGCCCCGGCCGGGCTCAGCGCGGCCGCGGTCTTCCGCTCGGCCGGGGTGCTGCGCGCCGACGCGCCGGCCCAGCTTGTGGTCACGGTGTCCAACGCCGGCCCCGGCCCGGCCTACGCGGTGCGCCTCGTACCGTCCCTGCGGGGCGACGTGCCGGGCCTGGCCCTGCCCGAGGCGGTCGAACTCGGCGACATCCCGGCCGGGAGCACGACCACCGCCGCGGTTGCGCTGACCGGCTCCTGGGATCTGCGCACGCAGAAGGCGCGCCTGAAGCTCTCGATCCAGGAGGCCAACGGCTTCGACGCCGACCCCCTCAACGTGGAGTTCCAGACCCGCGCCGTCAAGCCGCCCAGCCTCCAGGTCGCCGGCGTCAAGCTGGGCCGGGGCAGCGTCCAGGCCGGGGAAGCCGCCCCGATCTCGGTGACGGTGGCCAATGCGGGCGGCGGCGCGGCCCAGGCCGTGCGGGCGGCCCTGGAACTGGGCAGCCCCGACATCTTCATGTCCGGCGAGCCGGCCATCGACCTGGGGGTCATCAGGCCCGGGGAGTCCAAGACCGCGCAGTTCGAGTTCTTCGTCAAGAAGCGCTACCAGGGGACCGGGTCTTTGCCGATCGCGGTCGCCCTGAGCGAGGCCACGGGCCGCTACGGCCTGCCCGCGCAGAGCCTGCAGCTGAGCCTGGGCCGGGGGGCGCCGGCCGCGGGGGTGGTCGGCGTGCCGGCCGAGGCCGAGCTCGAGGATGTCGACGTCCCGCCCGCGGTGCGCACCAAGGCCGACCGGGAGGCCTACGCCGTGGTCGTCGGCGTGGAGCGCTACCGCGACATCCCGGCCGTGGAGTTCGCCGCGCGCGACGCCCAGTCCGTCTACGACTATCTCACCCAGGCCATGGGCTTCGACCCCAAGAACGTCGTGCACCTGGCCGACGAACGGGCCACGCGCACGGACCTGGCCACCTACCTGGGGCCCTGGCTCAAGGACCGGGTCACGGCCAAGAGCCGCGTCTTCATCTATTTCTCGGGGCACGGCTCACCCGACCCGGTGACGGGCGAAGGCTACATCATCCCCTACGACGGCAGCCCCAACTACGTGCAGACCACGGCTCTGGCGCTCAAGCAGCTCTACGACGACCTCTCCCGACTGCCCGCCCGGGACGTGACCGTGGTCCTGGACAGCTGCTTCTCCGGGGCGGGCGGCCGCTCGCTTCTGGCGCGAGGCGTCAGGCCCCTGGTCAACGTCAAGCTCGCCGTCCCGGGCGCGAACAGCGTGGTGCTCTCCGCGGCCCAGGGCGGCCAGATCAGCGGCTCCTATCCCGAGGCCCAGCACGGGATATTCACCTACTTCCTGCTCAAGGGCCTGCACGGCGGGGCCGACGCGGACCGCAACGGCGCCGTGACCACGGCCGAGCTCTTCTCCTACCTGCGGCCCGAGGTGGAGCGCGCGGCGCGCCTGCAGCACGTGGAGCAGAGCCCCGCGCTCGCGCCGGAGCTCTCGGCCCTGGGCGACAAGGCCGGCCGGGAGTGGCTCAGGCTCAAGTGA
- a CDS encoding transposase, which produces MRQNPLREFKEQREDMVESGPRPRSGIPAERWTGLRAILPARKIPWRRRDRKGGRPRRDDHLCWEAILWRLRSGRPWRMLPGRFGSSRTIQRRIAQWQAQGLLGALWFRDLERLPAIERGDWRDALSAAPGKNCGLWYWEMLGQLWARTATGP; this is translated from the coding sequence ATGCGACAAAACCCTCTTCGAGAGTTCAAAGAACAGCGGGAGGACATGGTGGAGTCAGGTCCCCGGCCGAGGTCCGGCATCCCGGCGGAGCGCTGGACTGGCCTGCGCGCCATCCTGCCCGCCCGGAAGATCCCATGGCGCAGGCGTGACCGGAAAGGCGGGCGGCCTCGCCGGGACGACCATCTCTGCTGGGAGGCCATCCTTTGGCGGCTGCGCAGCGGGCGCCCCTGGCGCATGCTGCCCGGACGCTTCGGCTCCTCCAGGACCATCCAGCGGCGGATCGCACAGTGGCAGGCCCAAGGGCTCTTGGGCGCGTTGTGGTTCCGCGACCTTGAGCGGCTTCCCGCGATTGAGAGAGGGGACTGGCGGGACGCTCTCAGCGCGGCTCCGGGGAAGAATTGCGGGTTGTGGTACTGGGAGATGTTGGGCCAGCTGTGGGCAAGGACGGCGACGGGGCCTTAG
- a CDS encoding 4Fe-4S dicluster domain-containing protein: protein MSFHFIKEQDFAAFVADLIRAKTVIGPVAKTSRQQEKFVFAKLSGPEELRLDYDVTILPPKKEFFPPKQHLLLFDGARVSGCVEPVEKVLFGVHFYDVKALDMTDTLFREKNEDRNYLAHREAATIVISSIQKVSPRAFWASIGSEVKPRGHDAWLTKVAGGHVYEAVTAKGEALLKHGRFAQASQPQIAGARQANEEISKQCPEQLKGTSASNAKKVRAAFGVEELWTKFAQDCFSCGSCNTVCPTCYCFDVQDWWHIDQDSGGRTRTWDSCLTEDFAKISLGAGAQENFREERAERFRHRFMRKAAYLNEKLGGPACVGCGRCSAACTADIADPATVINSIPEA from the coding sequence ATGAGCTTCCATTTCATCAAGGAGCAAGACTTCGCGGCCTTTGTGGCCGACCTCATCCGGGCCAAGACCGTGATCGGCCCCGTGGCCAAGACCAGCCGCCAGCAGGAGAAGTTCGTCTTCGCCAAGCTCTCCGGCCCGGAGGAGCTGCGCCTGGACTACGACGTGACCATCCTGCCGCCCAAGAAGGAGTTCTTCCCGCCCAAGCAGCACCTCCTGCTCTTCGACGGCGCGCGCGTCTCCGGCTGCGTGGAGCCGGTCGAGAAGGTGCTCTTCGGGGTGCACTTCTACGACGTCAAGGCTTTGGACATGACCGACACGCTGTTCCGGGAGAAGAACGAGGACCGCAACTACCTCGCGCACCGCGAGGCCGCGACGATCGTGATCTCCAGCATCCAGAAGGTCTCTCCGCGCGCGTTCTGGGCCTCCATCGGCTCCGAGGTCAAGCCCCGGGGCCACGACGCCTGGCTGACCAAGGTCGCGGGGGGCCACGTCTACGAGGCCGTCACCGCCAAGGGCGAGGCCCTGCTCAAGCACGGCCGGTTCGCCCAGGCCTCCCAGCCGCAAATTGCGGGCGCGCGCCAGGCCAACGAGGAGATCTCCAAGCAGTGCCCGGAGCAGCTCAAGGGGACCTCGGCCTCCAACGCAAAGAAGGTCCGCGCCGCCTTCGGGGTCGAGGAGCTCTGGACCAAGTTCGCCCAGGACTGCTTCTCCTGCGGCTCCTGCAACACGGTCTGCCCGACCTGCTACTGCTTCGACGTGCAGGACTGGTGGCACATCGACCAGGATTCGGGGGGGCGCACCCGCACCTGGGACTCCTGCCTGACCGAGGACTTCGCCAAGATCTCCTTGGGCGCGGGCGCCCAGGAGAACTTCCGCGAGGAGCGCGCGGAGCGCTTCCGCCACCGCTTCATGCGCAAGGCCGCCTATCTCAACGAGAAGCTCGGCGGACCGGCCTGCGTGGGCTGCGGGCGCTGCTCCGCGGCGTGCACCGCGGATATCGCCGACCCCGCGACCGTCATCAACAGCATCCCGGAGGCCTGA
- a CDS encoding FAD/NAD(P)-binding protein, giving the protein MPTTTCTCGGKAVAKDVKDNIFLPKEAKIIRVEKTTEMERIFTLRLADESQMKFEPGQILEVGLMGYGEIPLGLASSPTRTNTFDIVVRSVGRVSQALNRLAQGDSLLVRGPLGKGFPLENLRGHDLLIIAGGIGLCPTRSLIQYTLDRRKEFQRFILFYGARDPQQQLFLADLSDWRKSKDVEYHETVDRGDPSWKGNVGVITTLFSKTKIDPGTRVVICGPPIMFKFVIRELEKLGVARQNIYLDLERRMKCGVGKCGHCQINDKYVCTDGPVFPFSEIEKLEEAI; this is encoded by the coding sequence ATGCCCACCACCACCTGCACTTGCGGCGGCAAGGCCGTCGCCAAGGACGTCAAGGACAACATCTTCCTGCCCAAGGAAGCCAAGATCATCCGGGTGGAGAAGACCACCGAGATGGAGCGCATCTTCACCTTGCGCCTGGCCGACGAGAGCCAGATGAAGTTCGAGCCCGGCCAGATCCTGGAGGTGGGCCTAATGGGCTACGGGGAGATCCCGCTCGGGCTGGCTTCCTCGCCCACCCGCACCAACACCTTCGACATCGTGGTGCGCTCCGTGGGGCGCGTGTCCCAGGCCCTCAACCGCCTGGCGCAGGGGGACTCTTTGCTGGTCCGCGGGCCCCTGGGCAAGGGCTTCCCGCTGGAGAACCTGCGCGGCCACGACCTGCTGATCATCGCGGGCGGCATCGGCCTGTGCCCCACGCGCAGCCTCATCCAGTACACGCTGGACCGGCGCAAGGAGTTCCAGCGCTTCATCCTCTTCTACGGCGCGCGCGACCCCCAGCAGCAGCTCTTCCTCGCGGACCTGTCCGACTGGCGCAAGTCCAAGGACGTGGAGTATCACGAGACCGTGGACCGCGGCGACCCGTCCTGGAAGGGCAACGTGGGCGTCATCACCACGCTCTTCAGCAAGACCAAGATCGACCCGGGCACGCGCGTGGTCATCTGCGGGCCGCCCATCATGTTCAAGTTCGTCATCCGCGAGCTCGAGAAGCTGGGCGTCGCGCGGCAGAACATCTACCTGGACCTGGAGCGGCGCATGAAGTGCGGGGTGGGCAAGTGCGGCCACTGCCAGATCAACGACAAGTACGTGTGCACCGACGGCCCGGTCTTCCCGTTCTCGGAGATCGAGAAACTCGAGGAGGCGATCTAA
- a CDS encoding Ni/Fe hydrogenase subunit alpha, which translates to MSKTLSIAVHHLTRVEGHGNIEVDVKNGKIQKCEWQVPEAPRFFEAMVRGRHYTEVARITSRICGICSVGHTLASLKATESALGIEVSEQTFKLRSLLKHAENFDSHVLHVYFLAAPDFLGAPSVFPLVATHGPVVARALRLKRLGHEWGSLIGGRTTHPTKAIPGGFSAFPTVAELKELKAKMLAAVPDLEETLKTIAALAPAIPAFDRPTEYMALHSQSGYALYDGDIQTVLPDGNKKTYKVADYKTCTNEYLTAVSTAKYTKNRLGSYAAGALARFNNNHEQLLPEAKKVAADLGLKGICTNPYMNTVAQVVEIVESFHESLALVDHFIKNGVKDEPLAKPTRFAKGAGATEVPRGILFHEYEYDKDGMCLGGNCIIPTNQNHANIQKDFEALVPKLLGEDADEKKMELRLEMLVRAYDPCISCSTHFLDVKFIR; encoded by the coding sequence ATGAGCAAGACCCTGTCCATCGCCGTCCACCACCTGACCCGCGTCGAGGGCCACGGCAACATCGAAGTCGACGTCAAGAACGGCAAGATCCAGAAGTGCGAGTGGCAGGTGCCCGAGGCGCCGCGCTTCTTCGAGGCCATGGTCCGGGGCCGGCATTACACGGAAGTGGCCCGGATCACCAGCCGCATCTGCGGCATCTGCTCCGTGGGCCACACGCTGGCTTCTTTGAAGGCCACCGAGTCGGCCCTGGGCATCGAGGTCTCCGAGCAGACCTTCAAGCTGCGCTCGCTGCTCAAGCACGCGGAGAACTTCGACAGCCACGTGCTGCACGTCTATTTCCTGGCCGCGCCGGACTTCCTAGGCGCTCCCTCGGTGTTCCCGCTGGTCGCGACCCACGGGCCTGTGGTGGCCCGGGCCCTGCGCCTCAAGCGCCTGGGCCACGAGTGGGGCTCGCTGATCGGCGGGCGCACCACGCATCCGACCAAGGCCATCCCGGGCGGCTTCTCCGCTTTCCCCACGGTGGCGGAGCTCAAGGAGCTCAAGGCCAAGATGCTGGCCGCGGTGCCCGACCTGGAGGAGACCCTCAAGACGATCGCGGCTCTGGCCCCGGCCATCCCGGCCTTCGACCGGCCCACGGAGTACATGGCCCTTCATTCGCAGAGCGGCTACGCGCTCTATGACGGGGATATCCAGACCGTGCTGCCGGACGGGAACAAGAAGACCTACAAGGTCGCCGACTACAAGACGTGCACCAACGAGTACCTGACCGCGGTCTCCACGGCGAAGTACACGAAGAACCGGCTGGGGAGCTACGCGGCGGGCGCCTTGGCGCGCTTCAACAACAACCACGAGCAGCTCCTGCCCGAGGCCAAGAAGGTGGCGGCGGACCTGGGGCTCAAGGGCATCTGCACCAACCCGTACATGAACACCGTGGCGCAGGTGGTGGAGATCGTGGAGAGCTTCCACGAGTCCTTGGCGCTGGTGGACCACTTCATCAAGAACGGCGTGAAGGACGAGCCTTTGGCCAAGCCGACCAGGTTCGCCAAGGGCGCGGGCGCCACCGAGGTGCCGCGCGGCATCCTGTTCCACGAGTACGAGTACGACAAGGACGGGATGTGCCTGGGCGGCAACTGCATCATCCCGACCAACCAGAACCACGCCAACATCCAGAAGGACTTCGAGGCCTTGGTGCCGAAGCTGCTGGGAGAGGACGCGGACGAGAAGAAGATGGAGCTGCGTCTGGAGATGCTGGTGCGGGCCTACGACCCGTGCATCTCCTGCTCCACGCACTTCCTGGACGTGAAGTTCATCCGCTAG